In Vreelandella piezotolerans, one genomic interval encodes:
- a CDS encoding helix-turn-helix transcriptional regulator, with protein MPPQERLITPEITHRSLVQLGQRFGIHYRVDGTPLQHQPVALGHVHDVGLPQGLHLTLSNLQVERGYTSTSYQSVPWFFSIILEGTIQLQIGQQHLQLGAGEGVCAHFDAHHPLTVHQPAQPRLSTVNIAVRKTAPLGLPAPGSQPALHRWRLPSALHQHLCTISEQPPTTWRQPLVWQGLAIQLIGLGLPETTPALPKHHGLSTRDRRRLAALHARITQHPAEPYSLAALAKEAAMSASSLRQKFRAYYGCTLFDYIRQARLEQAHASLRQGHSVQHTAHRCGYRHASNFSSAFKRHFGVSPHELQRDKP; from the coding sequence ATGCCCCCGCAGGAACGCCTCATCACGCCCGAAATCACCCACCGCTCACTGGTCCAGCTTGGCCAACGATTTGGCATTCACTACCGCGTGGACGGCACCCCTTTACAGCACCAGCCGGTCGCGCTGGGCCATGTGCACGATGTTGGCTTACCCCAAGGGCTGCACCTAACGCTGTCTAACCTGCAAGTAGAGCGCGGCTATACCTCCACGTCTTACCAAAGCGTCCCCTGGTTCTTTAGCATTATTTTGGAAGGCACGATTCAACTACAAATAGGCCAGCAGCACCTGCAGCTAGGTGCCGGGGAGGGAGTGTGCGCTCACTTTGATGCCCACCACCCGCTAACGGTGCACCAACCGGCTCAGCCGCGCCTGAGTACCGTGAATATTGCGGTGCGTAAGACCGCACCGTTAGGGCTTCCCGCTCCCGGCAGCCAACCGGCCTTGCACCGTTGGCGGCTGCCGAGTGCCTTACACCAGCACCTTTGCACCATAAGTGAGCAACCACCCACCACCTGGCGCCAGCCCCTCGTGTGGCAAGGTCTCGCGATACAACTGATTGGCCTGGGACTACCGGAAACGACGCCCGCACTCCCCAAGCATCACGGCCTCTCCACCCGAGACAGACGCCGCCTAGCAGCGCTGCACGCGCGCATCACTCAGCATCCCGCCGAGCCCTATAGCCTCGCGGCTCTAGCCAAAGAGGCCGCCATGAGCGCCAGCAGCCTGCGGCAGAAATTTCGTGCCTACTACGGCTGCACACTGTTCGACTACATTCGCCAAGCGCGCCTGGAGCAGGCGCACGCATCGTTGCGCCAAGGCCACAGCGTTCAACACACGGCCCACCGCTGCGGTTACCGCCATGCCAGCAATTTTTCGAGCGCCTTTAAGCGCCACTTCGGTGTTTCCCCTCACGAGCTTCAACGAGACAAGCCATAA
- a CDS encoding accessory factor UbiK family protein, whose product MAPQDRISRLAQQIGDRLQNASQAPEDIQKGVQQVVRGAFDRLELVSREDFDILMDVLQRTRSRVEALERQVASLEAAVEASSNTASTPVEAEVPPAPVQPSGTTKSTSDKPSTGDTE is encoded by the coding sequence ATGGCGCCCCAAGATCGCATTAGCCGCTTAGCCCAGCAGATCGGCGACCGTCTGCAGAATGCGTCGCAAGCCCCGGAAGATATTCAAAAAGGTGTCCAGCAGGTGGTACGCGGCGCCTTTGACCGCCTGGAGCTGGTATCGCGGGAAGATTTCGATATTTTGATGGATGTGCTGCAGCGCACGCGCTCGCGGGTTGAAGCCTTAGAGCGCCAAGTGGCCAGCCTGGAAGCGGCCGTAGAAGCCTCTAGCAACACCGCGTCCACGCCCGTAGAAGCCGAAGTGCCGCCCGCCCCTGTGCAACCCTCCGGGACGACGAAATCAACGTCCGATAAACCGTCCACTGGCGATACTGAGTAA
- the glnK gene encoding P-II family nitrogen regulator, whose protein sequence is MKLISAIIKPFKLDDVRESLSDIGVQGITVTEVKGFGRQKGHTELYRGAEYVVDFLPKVKLEVAVDDDMAEQVIDAITQVANTGKIGDGKIFVMPLEQVIRIRTGETGKDAV, encoded by the coding sequence ATGAAATTGATCTCAGCCATTATCAAGCCCTTCAAGCTTGATGACGTACGCGAATCGCTCTCGGATATCGGCGTGCAAGGCATTACGGTCACGGAAGTGAAAGGCTTTGGCCGCCAGAAGGGCCACACGGAGCTCTACCGTGGCGCAGAGTACGTGGTGGATTTCCTGCCCAAGGTGAAGCTGGAAGTCGCCGTCGACGACGATATGGCCGAGCAGGTGATCGACGCGATTACCCAGGTCGCCAATACCGGCAAAATCGGTGACGGTAAAATCTTCGTGATGCCGCTCGAGCAGGTCATCCGTATCCGGACCGGCGAAACCGGTAAAGACGCTGTCTAA
- a CDS encoding ammonium transporter: MNELADLSYALDTFYFLICGVLVMWMAAGFAMLEAGLVRSKNTAEILTKNIALFAIACTMYLLVGYYIMYSSSAGGFLPNLGFLIGTENSVDAVLAGGDDAPYYSMRSDFFFQVVFVATAMSIVSGAVAERMKLWAFLAFAVVMTAFIYPVSGYWTWGGGWLSEVGYSDYAGSGIVHMAGAAAALAGVLVLGPRKGKYGKDGSIHAIPGANMPLATLGTFILWMGWFGFNGGSELKMSDIGSANNVAQVFVNTNAAAAGGVIAALVLAKLWFRKADLTMALNGALAGLVAITADPLSPSALGAAIIGAVGGLIVVAAIVTLDKLKLDDPVGAISVHGVVGIWGVLAVPLTNGDASFGAQLIGIVGIFGWVFIASLVVWLVLKAVMGIRVSEEEEYEGVDIAECGLEAYPEFSVKK, encoded by the coding sequence ATGAATGAGTTAGCTGATTTGAGCTATGCGCTCGATACGTTCTATTTCTTGATCTGCGGCGTGCTGGTCATGTGGATGGCCGCTGGCTTCGCGATGCTGGAAGCGGGCTTGGTTCGCTCCAAGAATACCGCCGAAATTCTGACCAAAAACATCGCGCTGTTTGCGATTGCTTGCACCATGTACCTGCTGGTGGGTTATTACATCATGTACTCCAGCAGCGCAGGCGGTTTCTTGCCGAACTTGGGCTTCTTGATCGGTACCGAGAACAGCGTCGATGCGGTGCTGGCCGGTGGCGACGATGCGCCTTACTACTCCATGCGTTCTGACTTCTTCTTCCAGGTGGTGTTCGTTGCCACCGCCATGTCGATTGTCTCGGGTGCGGTTGCCGAGCGTATGAAGCTGTGGGCCTTCCTGGCTTTCGCCGTGGTGATGACGGCGTTCATCTACCCGGTGTCGGGCTACTGGACCTGGGGCGGCGGCTGGCTGTCCGAAGTGGGTTACTCTGACTATGCCGGTTCTGGCATCGTCCACATGGCGGGTGCGGCCGCCGCGCTGGCAGGTGTGCTCGTCCTGGGCCCGCGTAAAGGCAAGTACGGTAAAGACGGCTCTATCCATGCAATTCCCGGTGCCAACATGCCGCTGGCCACGTTGGGTACCTTCATCCTATGGATGGGCTGGTTCGGCTTCAACGGTGGTTCCGAGCTGAAAATGTCCGATATCGGCTCTGCCAACAACGTTGCGCAAGTATTCGTCAACACGAACGCTGCGGCAGCAGGCGGTGTGATTGCCGCTCTGGTGCTGGCTAAACTGTGGTTCCGTAAAGCAGATCTCACCATGGCGCTGAACGGTGCGCTGGCTGGCCTGGTCGCCATCACTGCGGATCCGCTCTCTCCTTCGGCGCTGGGTGCCGCCATCATCGGTGCGGTGGGTGGCCTGATCGTCGTCGCTGCGATCGTCACGCTGGACAAGCTGAAGCTGGACGATCCGGTGGGTGCGATCTCCGTGCACGGTGTGGTCGGTATCTGGGGCGTGCTGGCTGTGCCGCTCACCAATGGCGATGCCTCTTTCGGTGCGCAGTTAATCGGTATTGTGGGCATCTTTGGCTGGGTCTTCATCGCAAGCCTTGTGGTATGGCTGGTGCTGAAAGCGGTCATGGGCATTCGCGTGAGCGAAGAAGAAGAGTATGAAGGCGTCGATATCGCTGAATGCGGTCTGGAAGCCTACCCCGAGTTTAGCGTCAAGAAATAA
- a CDS encoding P-II family nitrogen regulator yields the protein MKLITAIIKPFKLDDVREALADNGVQGITVTEVKGFGRQKGHTELYRGAEYVVDFLPKVKVEVAVDDARLESVLDAICNAANSGKIGDGKVFVTPLEDVIRIRTGERGADAV from the coding sequence ATGAAACTCATCACCGCTATCATCAAGCCATTCAAGCTTGACGACGTTCGTGAAGCACTCGCCGACAACGGCGTTCAAGGGATTACGGTAACCGAAGTGAAAGGCTTTGGCCGCCAGAAAGGGCATACCGAACTCTACCGCGGCGCGGAATACGTGGTCGATTTTCTGCCAAAGGTGAAAGTGGAAGTCGCCGTGGACGATGCACGCCTGGAAAGCGTGCTGGACGCCATCTGTAACGCAGCGAATAGCGGCAAGATCGGCGACGGCAAAGTGTTCGTCACGCCGTTGGAAGATGTGATCCGTATTCGTACCGGTGAGCGCGGTGCAGATGCCGTGTAA